In one window of Helianthus annuus cultivar XRQ/B chromosome 17, HanXRQr2.0-SUNRISE, whole genome shotgun sequence DNA:
- the LOC110920932 gene encoding glycine-rich protein 2 → MARQSGTVKWFNDTKGFGFISPEDGGEELFVHQSSIRTDGFRSLGDGESVEFVVETGSDGRTKAADVTGPNEGPVQGSTRGGGGGGGDRYGGGGGDRYGGGGGYNGGSRGGRGGGGGYGGVGGDGCYKCGESGHMARECSQNGGGGGGGGRYGGGGGGGYGGGRGGGGGGGCFKCGEDGHFARECTSSNNR, encoded by the coding sequence ATGGCCAGACAATCCGGCACCGTCAAGTGGTTCAACGACACCAAAGGCTTCGGTTTCATCTCTCCTGAAGACGGCGGTGAAGAGCTCTTCGTTCACCAGTCGTCCATTCGAACCGACGGTTTCCGCAGCCTCGGCGACGGTGAGTCGGTGGAGTTCGTCGTTGAGACCGGATCTGATGGCCGTACCAAGGCTGCTGACGTCACCGGTCCTAATGAAGGTCCTGTTCAAGGAAGTACacgtggcggcggcggcggcggtggtgatcGTTATGGAGGCGGCGGTGGTGATCGTTATGGAGGCGGCGGTGGTTACAACGGTGGAAGTCGTGGTGGacgtggcggcggcggcggttaCGGTGGTGTCGGTGGTGACGGTTGTTACAAGTGTGGTGAGAGTGGACATATGGCTAGAGAGTGTTCTCAGAACGGTGgaggcggcggcggcggtggtagGTATGGTGGTGGAGGCGGTGGTGGTTACGGCGGTGGacgtggtggtggcggcggtggcggctGCTTTAAATGTGGTGAAGATGGGCATTTTGCAAGAGAGTGCACTAGCTCTAACAACCGTTGA